The following proteins come from a genomic window of Novosphingobium aromaticivorans DSM 12444:
- a CDS encoding F0F1 ATP synthase subunit gamma: MASLKELKGRINSVKSTQKITKAKQMVAAAKLRKAQAAAEAARPYASRLAEVMGSLAAKVAGQDNGPLLMRGTGSNQRHLLVVVNTDKGLCGGLNSNIIKEAKLQARALEAAGKTVTFYLVGKKGRAPIRRDYPNGIAAGYDTSLVRTPGFDEAAAIAQELLALFEAGKFDVAHLVAPEFKNALTQLPVTTQIIPVPAPTNTVAIDAVVEYEPGEEEILEELLPRYVTTQIFGALLEREASEQGASMTAMDNATRNAGELINKLTIQYNRSRQAAITTELIEIIAGAEAL, encoded by the coding sequence ATGGCTAGTCTTAAAGAACTCAAGGGCCGGATCAACTCGGTCAAGTCGACCCAGAAGATCACCAAGGCCAAGCAGATGGTCGCAGCGGCAAAGCTGCGCAAGGCGCAGGCGGCTGCCGAAGCCGCACGTCCCTATGCCAGCCGCCTCGCGGAAGTCATGGGCAGCCTCGCTGCCAAGGTCGCTGGCCAGGACAACGGTCCGCTGCTGATGCGCGGCACCGGTTCGAACCAGCGCCACCTCCTCGTCGTGGTCAACACGGACAAGGGCCTGTGCGGCGGTCTGAACTCGAACATCATCAAGGAAGCCAAGCTGCAGGCACGTGCGCTTGAAGCGGCTGGCAAGACCGTGACGTTCTATCTCGTCGGCAAGAAGGGTCGCGCGCCGATCCGTCGTGACTATCCGAACGGCATCGCCGCCGGATACGACACCAGCCTCGTTCGCACCCCCGGTTTCGACGAGGCCGCCGCCATCGCGCAGGAGCTTCTGGCCCTGTTCGAGGCCGGCAAGTTCGACGTCGCCCATCTGGTCGCGCCGGAATTCAAGAACGCGCTGACCCAGTTGCCGGTGACCACGCAGATCATCCCCGTCCCTGCCCCGACCAACACGGTCGCAATCGACGCAGTGGTCGAATACGAGCCGGGCGAGGAGGAAATCCTCGAGGAACTGCTGCCGCGCTACGTCACCACGCAGATCTTCGGTGCCCTGCTCGAGCGCGAAGCTTCGGAACAGGGTGCGTCGATGACCGCGATGGACAACGCGACGCGCAATGCGGGCGAGCTGATCAACAAGCTCACCATCCAGTACAACCGCAGCCGCCAGGCCGCGATCACCACCGAACTCATCGAAATCATTGCTGGTGCTGAAGCACTGTAG
- a CDS encoding F0F1 ATP synthase subunit delta — MEISSGITASLSGRYASALFDLANDQGFVSAVEGDLEKLDAALRESADLKGLINNPQLGRDEAGRAMDAVAGLLGLGELTKKFVGVLAANRRLSALPDVIRAFGQIAAAQRGEVSAEVTSAHALDDAQVAALTEKLKARTGKSIKLKTSVDPEILGGLVVKIGSQMIDSSIRTRLNSLAQAMKA, encoded by the coding sequence GTGGAGATTTCCAGCGGCATTACGGCCAGCCTGTCAGGGCGCTACGCCTCGGCATTGTTCGATCTGGCGAATGATCAGGGCTTCGTTTCGGCCGTGGAAGGCGATCTCGAGAAGCTCGACGCCGCGCTGCGCGAATCGGCCGACCTGAAGGGCCTCATCAACAACCCCCAGCTTGGCCGCGACGAAGCCGGCCGCGCGATGGATGCGGTTGCGGGCCTGCTTGGCCTTGGTGAGCTTACGAAGAAGTTCGTCGGCGTCCTCGCCGCCAACCGCCGCCTTTCGGCCCTCCCCGACGTGATCCGCGCCTTCGGCCAGATCGCCGCCGCCCAGCGTGGCGAAGTCAGCGCCGAAGTGACCAGCGCCCATGCGCTCGACGATGCCCAGGTTGCCGCCCTCACCGAAAAGCTGAAGGCCCGTACCGGCAAGTCGATCAAGCTCAAGACCAGTGTCGATCCCGAAATCCTCGGTGGCCTCGTCGTGAAAATCGGCAGCCAGATGATCGACAGCTCGATCCGCACCCGTCTCAATTCCCTCGCCCAGGCGATGAAGGCCTGA
- the atpD gene encoding F0F1 ATP synthase subunit beta — translation MATVLSSTGKISQVIGAVVDVTFDGELPAILSALETDNNGNRLVLEVAQHLGENTVRTIAMDSTDGLTRGQPVTNTGAQISVPVGPKTLGRIMNVIGEPIDERGPVGAEQTAPIHAKAPEFIEQSTEAAILVTGIKVIDLLAPYARGGKIGLFGGAGVGKTVLIQELINNIAKGHGGVSVFAGVGERTREGNDLYHEFLDAGVIAKDADGNPTPDGSKVALVFGQMNEPPGARARVALSGLTMAEYFRDQEGQDVLFFVDNIFRFTQAGSEVSALLGRIPSAVGYQPTLATDMGQLQERITSTTKGSITSVQAIYVPADDLTDPAPATSFAHLDATTTLNRAISELGIYPAVDPLDSTSRVLTPAVVGQEHYETARRVQETLQKYKSLQDIIAILGMDELSEEDKLTVARARKIQRFLSQPFHVAEVFTGIPGKFVQVEDTVRSFKAVVDGEYDHLPEAAFYMVGGIDEAVEKAKKLAAEA, via the coding sequence ATGGCCACCGTGCTCTCCTCTACCGGCAAGATCAGCCAGGTCATCGGCGCCGTCGTCGACGTGACCTTCGACGGCGAACTGCCCGCGATTCTCTCGGCGCTCGAAACCGACAACAACGGCAACCGCCTCGTTCTCGAAGTCGCACAGCACCTCGGCGAGAACACCGTTCGCACCATCGCGATGGACTCGACCGACGGCCTGACCCGCGGCCAGCCGGTGACCAACACCGGCGCGCAGATCTCGGTGCCGGTCGGCCCCAAGACCCTCGGCCGCATCATGAACGTCATCGGCGAGCCGATCGACGAGCGTGGCCCGGTCGGCGCGGAACAGACCGCCCCGATTCACGCCAAGGCTCCGGAATTCATCGAGCAGTCGACCGAAGCCGCGATCCTCGTGACCGGCATCAAGGTCATCGACCTTCTCGCTCCCTATGCGCGCGGCGGCAAGATCGGCCTGTTCGGCGGCGCCGGCGTGGGCAAGACCGTGCTCATCCAGGAGCTGATCAACAACATCGCCAAGGGCCACGGCGGCGTGTCGGTCTTCGCGGGCGTCGGCGAACGCACCCGTGAAGGCAACGACCTCTATCACGAGTTCCTCGACGCCGGCGTTATCGCCAAGGACGCCGACGGCAACCCGACCCCGGACGGCTCGAAGGTCGCCCTCGTGTTCGGCCAGATGAACGAACCGCCGGGCGCCCGTGCTCGCGTCGCGCTCTCGGGCCTGACCATGGCAGAATACTTCCGCGACCAGGAAGGCCAGGACGTTCTGTTCTTCGTCGACAACATCTTCCGCTTCACCCAGGCGGGTTCGGAAGTGTCGGCTCTGCTCGGCCGTATTCCTTCGGCGGTGGGCTACCAGCCGACGCTGGCCACCGACATGGGCCAGCTGCAGGAACGCATCACCTCGACCACCAAGGGCTCGATCACCTCGGTGCAGGCGATCTACGTCCCCGCGGACGACCTTACCGACCCGGCGCCGGCCACCTCGTTCGCCCACTTGGACGCAACGACCACGCTGAACCGCGCAATCTCGGAACTCGGCATCTACCCGGCGGTCGACCCGCTCGACTCGACCTCGCGCGTTCTCACCCCCGCCGTCGTCGGACAGGAGCACTACGAGACCGCCCGCCGCGTTCAGGAAACGCTGCAGAAGTACAAGTCGCTGCAGGACATCATCGCGATCCTCGGCATGGACGAGCTTTCTGAAGAAGATAAGCTCACCGTCGCCCGCGCCCGCAAGATCCAGCGCTTCCTGTCGCAGCCGTTCCACGTCGCCGAAGTGTTCACCGGCATCCCCGGCAAGTTCGTCCAGGTCGAAGACACCGTCCGCTCGTTCAAGGCGGTTGTCGACGGCGAGTACGACCACCTTCCGGAAGCCGCGTTCTACATGGTCGGCGGCATCGACGAAGCGGTCGAGAAGGCCAAGAAGCTGGCTGCCGAAGCCTGA
- a CDS encoding S1 family peptidase codes for MRVAKQITAFLTLLFAALAAPAALADPADISAASRSVVRVVIIESDGDRANLITHGTGFAVTPNLIVTNAHVVEELRRDDTLIAGVVPAEGRNGFPAKLVAYSPGNDLALLRIEGGGSITPITLFPGAPGDGSEVYAVGYPGNVDLAQGLSMADLVTPQAAVKTRGYLSGGRSSRSFDTLLHTAPLGSGNSGGPLLDSCGRVIGVNSFGTVSDNSTDSAFYFAISMRELSAFLRRANVDAHTSGLPCRSIADLDRAEAERAAGEQARLAAQTAAQADAKQRAMDKARRDAELAILSERDNGMALAALLLVAALGAGGWGMVQASRHRGRFQRKHVFGAGALLLAAVVTWFLRPSLASIDQRARELVPAADASSPAGSASGMAEAGSTRMVCVLDPERSRVTVSDITDVPFEWSGDGCVNGKTQYGLARDGWSRILVPNGEETVSVNSYDPDSHTYTVERFLVGLDAMTKARAERARLNAPACGAGEDAARKFGDSQQAIKALLPPEPNERMRYNCQPAP; via the coding sequence ATGCGTGTCGCCAAACAGATTACTGCGTTCCTCACCCTGCTGTTCGCCGCGCTTGCGGCACCGGCGGCTCTTGCCGATCCGGCAGACATTTCGGCGGCAAGCCGCTCGGTCGTTCGCGTCGTCATCATCGAAAGCGACGGCGACCGCGCCAACCTCATCACCCACGGCACCGGCTTTGCCGTCACGCCCAATCTCATCGTCACCAACGCGCACGTGGTCGAGGAACTGCGCCGCGACGACACCCTGATCGCTGGCGTCGTCCCCGCCGAGGGACGCAACGGCTTCCCGGCAAAGCTGGTGGCCTACTCGCCGGGCAACGACCTCGCGCTGCTCAGGATCGAAGGTGGCGGATCGATCACCCCGATCACCCTGTTCCCCGGCGCGCCGGGCGATGGATCGGAAGTCTATGCGGTCGGCTATCCCGGCAACGTCGACCTCGCGCAGGGGCTCTCGATGGCCGATCTTGTCACCCCCCAGGCAGCCGTCAAGACGCGCGGCTATCTGTCCGGCGGGCGCTCCTCGCGCTCGTTCGACACGTTGCTCCACACCGCTCCGCTCGGCTCGGGCAACTCTGGCGGCCCGCTGCTCGATTCCTGCGGGCGGGTGATCGGGGTCAACTCGTTCGGCACGGTCAGCGACAACAGCACCGATTCGGCCTTCTACTTCGCCATCTCGATGCGCGAACTTTCGGCCTTCCTGCGCCGCGCCAACGTGGATGCGCACACCAGCGGCCTTCCCTGCCGCTCCATCGCCGATCTCGATCGCGCCGAGGCAGAGCGCGCGGCCGGCGAACAGGCCCGTCTTGCCGCTCAGACCGCAGCCCAGGCCGACGCGAAGCAACGCGCGATGGACAAGGCGCGCCGCGACGCGGAACTGGCGATTCTCTCCGAACGCGACAACGGCATGGCGCTTGCCGCGCTGCTTCTCGTCGCGGCGCTCGGCGCGGGCGGATGGGGCATGGTCCAGGCCTCGCGCCATCGCGGGCGGTTCCAGCGCAAGCACGTGTTTGGCGCAGGCGCACTGCTGCTGGCAGCGGTCGTGACCTGGTTCCTCCGCCCCTCGCTCGCCAGCATCGACCAGCGCGCCCGCGAGCTTGTGCCCGCGGCTGACGCCAGCAGCCCCGCAGGCTCGGCGTCAGGCATGGCCGAGGCAGGCAGCACCCGCATGGTCTGCGTCCTCGATCCGGAACGCAGCCGGGTCACCGTCTCAGACATCACCGACGTCCCCTTCGAATGGAGCGGCGACGGCTGCGTCAACGGCAAGACCCAGTACGGCCTGGCACGCGACGGCTGGTCGCGAATCCTCGTGCCCAACGGCGAAGAGACGGTTTCGGTCAACTCCTACGATCCAGACAGCCACACCTACACGGTCGAGCGATTCCTCGTCGGGCTCGACGCAATGACCAAGGCGCGCGCCGAACGCGCCCGCCTCAACGCCCCTGCCTGCGGTGCGGGCGAGGATGCGGCGCGGAAATTCGGGGATAGTCAGCAGGCTATCAAGGCCCTGCTCCCGCCCGAGCCCAACGAACGGATGCGCTACAACTGCCAGCCGGCGCCCTGA
- a CDS encoding beta-etherase, whose product MAANNTITFYDLALSTGATISPFVWATKYALKHKGFDLDVVPGGFTGILERTGGKTERLPAIVDDGEFVLDSWGIVEYLDAKYPDRPVLIPHESVAATLKALDNWFWNAAVGPWMFCFCQDYRDLSLPQDHEYVTHSREKMLGRKLEEVQAGREERLPKISAALEPLRAALAQHQWLGGSSPNYADYRIMGGILFTASVCKTPVLANDDPLRDWIERCLDLYGGLGRHPGLFPLFGLEQREGDPDLFNRAAGQGGIYKRNTGPESTRAETQRITEGMKK is encoded by the coding sequence ATGGCCGCCAACAACACGATCACTTTCTACGACCTTGCCCTTTCGACCGGCGCGACGATCAGCCCGTTCGTCTGGGCGACGAAATATGCGTTGAAGCACAAGGGCTTCGACCTCGACGTCGTGCCAGGCGGGTTCACCGGAATTCTCGAACGCACCGGCGGCAAGACCGAGCGCCTTCCCGCGATCGTCGACGACGGCGAGTTCGTTCTCGATAGCTGGGGCATCGTCGAATACCTCGATGCCAAGTATCCGGACCGCCCTGTCCTGATCCCGCACGAAAGCGTCGCGGCGACGCTCAAGGCGCTCGACAACTGGTTCTGGAATGCTGCCGTCGGACCGTGGATGTTCTGCTTCTGCCAGGACTACCGCGATCTCTCGCTGCCGCAGGATCACGAATACGTCACCCACAGCCGCGAGAAGATGCTCGGCCGCAAGCTCGAAGAAGTCCAGGCCGGACGCGAAGAGCGCCTGCCGAAGATCTCCGCCGCGCTCGAACCGCTGCGCGCCGCGCTTGCCCAGCACCAGTGGCTCGGCGGCTCCTCGCCCAACTACGCCGACTACCGCATCATGGGCGGCATCCTGTTCACCGCCTCGGTGTGCAAGACGCCGGTGCTCGCCAATGACGATCCATTGCGCGACTGGATCGAGCGCTGCCTCGACCTCTACGGCGGCCTGGGCCGTCACCCCGGGCTGTTCCCGCTGTTCGGCCTGGAACAGCGCGAAGGCGATCCCGACCTGTTCAATCGCGCGGCAGGCCAGGGCGGCATCTACAAGCGCAACACCGGCCCGGAATCCACCCGCGCCGAAACCCAGCGCATCACCGAAGGCATGAAGAAGTAA
- the atpA gene encoding F0F1 ATP synthase subunit alpha: MEIRAAEISKVIKDQIASFGTEAQVSEVGSVLSVGDGIARIHGLDKVQAGEMVEFSNGVKGMALNLEADNVGVVIFGSDSEIKEGDVVKRTGTIVDVPVGKGLLGRVVDALGNPIDGKGPIVDATRQRVEVKAPGIIPRKSVHEPVQTGLKAIDALVPVGRGQRELIIGDRQTGKTAVAIDTFINQKAVNAGTDEGKKLYCIYVAVGQKRSTVAQIVRQLEENGAMEYSIVVAATASEPAPLQYLAPYTGATMGEFFRDNGMHAVIVYDDLSKQAVAYRQMSLLLRRPPGREAYPGDVFYLHSRLLERAAKMNDENGAGSLTALPIIETQAGDVSAYIPTNVISITDGQIFLETGLFYQGIRPAINVGLSVSRVGSSAQTKAMKKVAGSIKLELAQYREMAAFAQFGSDLDASTQKLLNRGARLTELLKQPQFSPLGFEEQTCVIFAGTQGYLDAVPVNRVTEYEAELLSFLRSQHADLLGLIRDTKDLGDEAKGKLVAALDAFAKQFA; the protein is encoded by the coding sequence ATGGAAATCCGCGCCGCTGAAATCTCGAAGGTCATCAAGGACCAGATCGCCAGCTTCGGCACCGAGGCCCAGGTCTCGGAAGTCGGGTCGGTTCTCTCGGTCGGTGACGGCATCGCCCGCATCCACGGCCTCGACAAGGTCCAGGCCGGTGAAATGGTCGAATTCTCGAACGGTGTGAAGGGCATGGCCCTGAACCTCGAAGCCGACAACGTCGGCGTCGTGATCTTCGGCTCGGACTCCGAGATCAAGGAAGGCGACGTCGTCAAGCGCACCGGCACCATCGTCGACGTTCCCGTCGGCAAGGGCCTGCTCGGCCGCGTGGTCGACGCGCTCGGCAACCCGATCGACGGCAAGGGCCCGATTGTCGACGCCACCCGCCAGCGCGTCGAAGTCAAGGCTCCCGGCATCATCCCGCGCAAGTCGGTGCACGAACCCGTGCAGACCGGCCTCAAGGCGATCGACGCCCTCGTCCCCGTCGGCCGTGGCCAGCGCGAGCTGATCATCGGTGACCGTCAGACCGGCAAAACCGCCGTCGCGATCGACACCTTCATCAACCAGAAGGCCGTCAACGCCGGCACCGACGAAGGCAAGAAGCTCTACTGCATCTACGTCGCCGTCGGCCAGAAGCGCTCGACCGTCGCGCAGATCGTCCGCCAGCTCGAAGAGAACGGCGCGATGGAATACTCCATCGTCGTGGCCGCGACCGCTTCGGAACCGGCTCCGCTCCAGTACCTCGCGCCCTACACCGGTGCGACCATGGGTGAATTCTTCCGCGACAACGGCATGCACGCCGTGATCGTGTACGACGACCTTTCCAAGCAGGCCGTCGCCTACCGTCAGATGTCGCTGCTGCTCCGCCGTCCTCCGGGCCGCGAAGCCTACCCCGGTGACGTGTTCTATCTCCACAGCCGCCTGCTCGAGCGCGCCGCGAAGATGAACGACGAAAACGGCGCTGGCTCGCTCACCGCTCTGCCGATCATCGAAACCCAGGCGGGCGACGTGTCGGCCTACATCCCGACCAACGTGATCTCGATCACCGACGGCCAGATCTTCCTTGAAACCGGCCTGTTCTATCAAGGCATCCGTCCGGCCATCAACGTCGGTCTGTCGGTGTCGCGCGTCGGCTCCTCGGCCCAGACCAAGGCGATGAAGAAGGTTGCCGGCTCAATCAAGCTGGAACTCGCGCAGTACCGCGAAATGGCGGCCTTCGCGCAGTTCGGTTCGGACCTCGACGCCTCGACCCAGAAGCTCCTCAACCGCGGTGCGCGCCTGACTGAACTGCTCAAGCAGCCCCAGTTCTCGCCGCTCGGCTTCGAAGAGCAGACCTGCGTGATCTTCGCCGGCACCCAGGGCTACCTGGATGCCGTTCCGGTGAACCGCGTCACCGAATACGAAGCCGAACTGCTCAGCTTCCTGCGCTCGCAGCATGCCGACCTGCTCGGCCTGATCCGCGACACCAAGGACCTTGGCGACGAAGCCAAGGGCAAGCTGGTCGCGGCTCTCGACGCTTTCGCCAAGCAGTTCGCATAA
- a CDS encoding ATP synthase F1 subunit epsilon, whose amino-acid sequence MSLHFELVTPARLVRSEEVHMVVVPGTDGEFGVLEGHAPFMSTVKDGAIKVYRSAGAAPEEIQVQGGFAEVSAKGLTVLAEHVEG is encoded by the coding sequence ATGTCTCTCCACTTCGAACTCGTGACCCCGGCCCGCCTCGTCCGCTCGGAAGAGGTCCACATGGTCGTCGTTCCCGGCACCGATGGCGAATTCGGCGTGCTGGAAGGCCACGCGCCGTTCATGTCGACGGTCAAGGACGGAGCGATCAAGGTTTACAGGTCGGCAGGGGCTGCCCCTGAAGAGATCCAGGTCCAGGGCGGCTTCGCGGAAGTCAGCGCCAAGGGCCTGACGGTTCTCGCCGAACACGTCGAAGGCTGA
- the desA gene encoding syringate O-demethylase, with amino-acid sequence MSQTLEQVIQNAGDLVNFVRNQQVGPNVYPGVPAEYSNWRNEQWAWAHSAVLYNQSYHMVDLAVKGPDAFKMLEHLGINSFKNFQPDRAKQFVPVTPDGYVIGDVILFYLDENHFNLVGRAPTIEWVEYHAASGNWNVTVERDERWAMRTDGKRNSYRFQIQGPNAMKIIEKATGKTAPDLKFFHMTRMTIGGKEVRALRHGMAGQPGFELMGPWEDYGAVHAALVEAGKGFQMALVGGRAYSSNTLESGWIPSPFPAIYTGEALRPYREWLSANSYEAKCSVGGSYVPETIEGYYTTPWDLGYGPFVKFDHDFIGRAALEKMAAEGKHRTKVTLALDNEDVMRVQSSALSKGDRAKFMEYPSAVYSMHPFDQVLADGKMVGLSTWIGYTANEGKFLTLAMMEPGYVEPGTQVSLLWGEPNGGTTKPTVEPHVQTEIKATVAAVPYSEVARDSYAEGWRTKK; translated from the coding sequence ATGTCCCAGACCCTAGAGCAGGTCATCCAGAACGCTGGTGATCTCGTGAACTTCGTCCGCAACCAGCAGGTCGGCCCCAACGTCTATCCCGGCGTTCCGGCGGAATACTCGAACTGGCGCAACGAACAGTGGGCCTGGGCGCACTCCGCAGTGCTCTACAACCAGTCGTACCACATGGTCGATCTGGCGGTTAAGGGTCCGGATGCGTTCAAGATGCTCGAACACCTCGGCATCAACTCGTTCAAGAACTTCCAGCCGGATCGCGCCAAGCAGTTCGTCCCCGTCACGCCCGACGGCTATGTCATCGGCGACGTGATCCTGTTCTATCTCGACGAGAACCATTTCAACCTCGTCGGTCGCGCGCCGACGATCGAATGGGTCGAATATCACGCCGCCAGCGGCAACTGGAACGTCACCGTCGAACGTGACGAGCGTTGGGCCATGCGCACCGATGGCAAGCGCAATTCCTACCGCTTCCAGATCCAGGGCCCGAACGCGATGAAGATCATCGAGAAGGCCACCGGCAAGACCGCTCCGGATCTCAAGTTCTTCCACATGACCCGCATGACCATCGGCGGCAAGGAAGTGCGCGCGCTGCGCCACGGCATGGCCGGCCAGCCGGGCTTCGAGCTGATGGGTCCGTGGGAAGACTACGGCGCTGTCCATGCCGCGCTGGTCGAGGCCGGCAAGGGGTTCCAGATGGCCCTCGTCGGCGGCCGCGCCTATTCGTCGAACACGCTGGAATCGGGCTGGATCCCCTCGCCCTTCCCGGCGATCTACACCGGCGAGGCGCTGCGCCCCTACCGCGAATGGCTCTCGGCCAATTCCTATGAAGCCAAGTGCTCGGTTGGCGGCAGCTATGTGCCCGAAACCATCGAGGGCTACTACACCACGCCGTGGGATCTGGGTTACGGCCCCTTCGTCAAGTTCGACCATGACTTCATCGGTCGCGCCGCGCTCGAGAAGATGGCGGCCGAAGGCAAGCACCGCACCAAGGTCACGCTCGCGCTCGACAACGAAGACGTGATGCGCGTCCAGTCCTCGGCGCTCAGCAAGGGCGATCGCGCCAAGTTCATGGAATACCCGAGCGCGGTCTATTCGATGCACCCGTTCGACCAGGTGCTTGCCGATGGCAAGATGGTCGGCCTCTCCACCTGGATCGGCTACACCGCCAACGAGGGCAAGTTCCTCACGCTGGCCATGATGGAGCCGGGTTACGTCGAACCGGGCACGCAAGTCAGCCTGCTCTGGGGCGAACCGAACGGCGGCACCACCAAGCCCACCGTCGAACCCCACGTCCAGACCGAGATCAAGGCCACCGTCGCCGCCGTCCCCTACTCGGAAGTGGCGCGCGACAGCTACGCCGAGGGCTGGCGCACCAAGAAGTAA